The genomic stretch GTAGCCGAACTCAGTGAAAATCGCCGCTGGCTAAGCGACTCGTTGAAAACGCTGCCGATCGTGGAAACGGTGTACGCCAGTGAAAGTAACTATCTGCTGGTGCGCTTCACCGATTCACCCGCCGTCTTCAAATCCTTATGGGATCAAGGCATTATTTTACGTGACCAGAACAAACAGCCGGGTCTGGTGGGTTGTCTGCGTATTTCTATCGGCACCCGCTACGAATGCGAGCGCGTCATCAACGCGTTGCAGGCACTGTCGGGCAAAACAGCATAATTTGAGGAATCACCGTGGGATTAAAGTATCTTTTCATCGACCGTGACGGCACGCTGATTGCCGAGCCGCCCGAAGATTACCAGGTTGATCGGCTGGATAAGCTGGCTTTAGAACCGGATGTTATTCCGTCACTGCTCACCCTGCAAAAAGCCGGTTTCAAACTGGTGATGATCACCAATCAGGATGGTTTGGGTACCAGTAGCTTCCCGCAGGAAGATTTCGATCCACCGCACAACCTGATGATGCAAATTTTCACGTCGCAGGGTATTCGCTTCGAACGGGTATTGATTTGCCCACACTTCCCTGGCGATAACTGTGACTGTCGGAAACCCAAAACCGCGCTGGTTGATGCGTTTTTGAAAGACAACGTGATGGATAGCGCCAACAGCTTTGTGATTGGCGACCGTGAAACCGATGTTCAACTGGCACACAACATGGGCATTACCGGCCTGCGCTATCAGCGCGATGGTCTCAACTGGCAGGCGATCACTACCCAGTTAACCCAGCGCGATCGTCACGCCCACGTAAACCGCGTTACCCGTGAGACCGCTATTGACGTCAACGTGTGGCTGGATCGCGAAGGCGGCAGCAAGATCCACACCGGTGTCGGCTTTTTCGACCACATGCTGGACCAGATTGCTACCCACGGCGGTTTTCGTCTCAATATCGACGTAAAAGGCGACCTGTACATTGACGATCATCATACCGTGGAAGATACCGGGCTTGCACTAGGCGAAGCACTGAACAAGGCGCTGGGTGATAAACGAGGCATTGCCCGTTTCGGGTTTGTGTTGCCGATGGATGAATGCCTGGCGCGCTGTGCACTCGATATCTCTGGCCGTCCACATCTGGAATACAAAGCAGAGTTTAACTACCAACGCGTTGGGGATCTCAGTACCGAGATGGTCGAGCACTTCTTCCGCTCGCTCTCTTACGCGATGGGCTGCACCTTGCACCTGAAAACCAAAGGTCGTAACGATCACCACCGCGTCGAAAGCCTGTTCAAAGTCTTCGGCCGTGCACTGCGTCAGGCTATCCGGGTGGAAGGCGATACCTTGCCCAGCTCCAAAGGAGTGCTGTGATGAATGTGGTGATCCTGGATACCGGCTGCGCCAACCTGTCATCCGTGATGTATGCGGTTAAGCGCCTGGGCTATGAGCCACAGGTCAGCCGTGAGCCGGAAGTGGTATTACGCGCCGATAAGCTGTTTCTGCCGGGGGTAGGTACCGCGCAAGCGGCAATGGACCAACTGGCTGAACGCCAATTGATTGCCCTGATTAAAGCCTGTACCCAACCCGTATTAGGCATCTGCCTTGGCATGCAGTTACTGGGTAGCCGCAGTGACGAAACCGGCGGCATCGATACGCTAGGCATTATCGATACCCCTGTGGTGCAGATGGCGGATCGTGGTCTACCTTTGCCGCATATGGGATGGAATCAGGTGACATCGCAGGCTGGTCACCGCCTGTTCCGCGATATTCCAGATGGCTCGTACTTTTATTTTGTACACAGTTACGCCATGCCGGTTTGCGCCAATACTATCGCCCAATCGCATTATGGCGATGCCTTCACCGCAGCAGTACAGAAGGATAACTTCTACGGCGTTCAGTTCCACCCGGAACGCTCTGGTGCAGCAGGTGCCCAGCTACTGAAGAATTTTCTGGAGATGTAAACGGACATGATTATTCCCGCATTAGACCTGATTGATGGACAGGTGGTCCGTTTGCATCAGGGCGATTATGGTCAGCAGCGTCAATACGGCAGCGACCCGCTACCCCGCCTGCAAGACTACCAACAGCAAGGAGCGCAGGTATTGCATCTGGTAGATTTGACCGGGGCCAAAGACCCGGCAGCACGCCAGATCCCACTGCTGAAAACACTGCTGGCCGGGGTTTCTGTACCGGTACAAGTCGGTGGCGGCATTCGTACCGAACACGATGTGGAAGCACTGTTAGCAGCGGGAGCCACGCGTGTGGTTATCGGCTCAACAGCGGTAAAACAGCCTGAACTAGTGCAGCAATGGTTCGCCCGCTACGGTGCTGACGCACTGGTACTGGCGCTGGATGTGCGCATTGACATCAATGGTGTGAAAAACATCGCCATCAGCGGCTGGCAGGAAAACTCCGGCATCACGCTGGAGCAAACAGTGGAACGCTATCTGCCCTTCGGTCTGAAACACGTGCTCTGTACCGATATCTCCCGCGATGGCACATTGCAGGGCTCTAACGTCGAGCTGTATCGTGAAATCAGTGCTCGCTATCCACAGGTCGCTTTTCAGGCGTCTGGCGGTATCGGTTCACTGTCAGATATTGCTGCGTTGCGTGATAGTGGCGTGCGTGGTGTTATCGTCGGCCGCGCCTTACTGGAAGGTAAATTCAACGTGACGGAGGCGATTTCATGCTGGCAAAACGGATAATCCCCTGTCTGGACGTGCGTGACGGACAGGTCGTAAAAGGCGTACAGTTTCGCAATCATGAAATTATTGGTGATATTGTGCCCCTGGCTCAACGCTACGCCCAAGAAGGCGCAGATGAACTGGTGTTTTATGATATCACCGCGTCATCAGACGGCCGGGTGGTGGATAAAAGCTGGGTTTCTCGCGTAGCAGAAGTAATCGACATTCCGTTTTGCGTCGCGGGTGGTATCAAAAGTGTCGAAGATGCCGGGCAAATTCTGTCTTTTGGTGCGGATAAAATCTCTATCAACTCACCCGCATTGGCTGACCCAGCGCTAATTTCACGTCTGGCTGATCGTTATGGCGTACAATGCATCGTTGTCGGCATTGATACCTGGCATGATGCCGATACTGGCCGTTATCATGTCAATCAATACACTGGTGATGAAAAACGCACCCGCGTCACGCAATGGGAAACCCTTGACTGGGTGCAGGAAGTGCAAAAACGTGGCGCCGGTGAAATCGTACTGAATATGATGAATCAGGATGGCGTGCGCAACGGTTATGACCTGACGCAGCTTCGGCAGGTGCGCGATGTCTGCCAGGTACCGTTAATCGCCTCCGGCGGCGCTGGCACTATGCAGCATTTCCTTGATGCATTTCAGGATGCCGGGGTGGATGGTGCATTGGCAGCATCGGTATTCCATAAACAAATTATCAATATTGGCGAACTCAAACAGTTCCTTAAGCAACAAGGCGTGGAGATCCGGGTGTGTTAACCGAACAACAACAAAGCCAGCTCGACTGGCAAAAAACCGATGGCATGATGCCTGCCATCGTACAGCATGCGGTTTCCGGCGAAGTACTGATGCTGGGTTACATGACCCAGGATGCGTTGCAGGTTACGCAAGAGACCGGTCACGTCACCTTCTACTCCCGCACCAAGCAGCGTTTGTGGACCAAAGGGGAATCCTCCGGCCACTTTCTCAACGTGGTTTCGATCACGCCGGACTGCGACAACGACACGCTGTTAGTTCTGGTCAATCCGGTCGGCCCGACGTGCCATCTCGGCAACACCAGTTGCTTCCACCCGGCTGAAACTCAGTGGCAATTCTTGTACCAGTTGGAGCAGCTCTTGGCAGAGCGTAAGCATGCCGACCCGACCAGCTCCTATACTGCCAGACTGTACGCTAGCGGCACTAAGCGCATCGCCCAGAAAGTTGGCGAGGAAGGTCTGGAAACCGCACTGGCCGCGACAGTACACGACCGCGAAGAACTGACCAACGAAGCCTCTGATCTGATCTATCACCTGCTGGTGCTGTTACAGGATCAGGAACTGGATTTAGGAACCATTATCCAGCGCTTGAAAGAGCGCCATACCAAATAATCTTCCCAGCCCGTTTTAGCGTGATTAAAACGGGCTTCTCCTCTTTCCTCTGGCATTGCCGCTTCTGACAGTATCTACCCGCATTTCAGCCAAGTACCATCAAGCTCACTTTATTTACCCTGCCCTTAATGTGCACTTCACACACCACAAGGCGGTGACAACAAGCCCTGTGGTGTGAGGATTCTGTTTATATCACTGACTCATAAGGGCAAACGATGAAATTTACCAATAGCCGCGTTAGACCGTTAAGTATTCTGGCGACAACAGTAGTGCTTTTCTCTCAGCCGTCACAGGCCACCTCATCTGAGGTGGAAAACGTACTTAAACGCAATGGATTAGACAACACGCAAATTATGACGCTTTACCGTAATGGTGAGTTAAGCGTAAAAGAAGATACACAGCTTCACACACTGACACTGGTCAATAAGGCGGTAGTCGAGACGCCACAGAGTACAACCCGTAATGCCAAATACTGGTACCACGCCATGCCACTGGCGGAATATCGCACCTTTGAAGCTAACGGATTAACCACGTTACCTTGCACACAGCAATATACAGATTGCAAGCTGACGCTGGAGTACTCTTATACCCAGAAATCGTTATCCAAAGAAAAAGCCGGTATTCTGATTCAATTCAGTACACCGAAAGAAGGATGGCTTTATGAAGACTTTGTCACACGCCATCATTGCCCTGTCAAACAAGAAGGTGGTGGCAGCTTTATTTTAGGTGAAAAAGGTAAGGCAGCCGTAGCCAGCGGTGAATGCGACAAGGAATACCGTGGTATGGGGCTGGGTAATGTATTCAATAATTACCTGAAGCAAAAGAGCGTAACCCCGATTATTGCTTATGTATTACTGACGAAATAAGGCATATCAAACGCACTCTCTGAGGGAAAGTCACGTCCCATAGTGGTCAGTGAGAGCCTTAGTGTTCCTCTTCACGCTACAGGCGCAAATAACAGCAACAGGCTGTTTCATTAGACAAAAAAATAGCACCCAATTAATTGGGTGCTATCTATCAAACAGGCGTTACGACTGACTACTCAGCCATAAATGTTAGCGCGATCGCGCAATTCCTTACCCGGTTTGAAATGAGGAACATATTTGCCTTCCAGTTCCACTTTCTCACCCGTTTTCGGATTACGCCCCACACGCGGTGCACGGTAGTGGAGTGAAAAACTGCCAAACCCACGGATTTCGATGCGCTCACCGCTGGCCAGTGTTGTGGCCATCTGTTCCAGCATCTCCTTCACGGCATCCTCAACCACCTTGGCCGGGATATGAGAGTGCTGTCCAGCAAGTCTTTCGATAAGTTCAGACTTGGTCATGATTCCTCCAAGCATGTGGTCAGTAAATGCCACGTTAACTTACTACCGTTTGAGGTCAGGCAGCAAGTCTGCTGCCCAACCCACCGTCATTACTCGCCTTTTGCAGCTTTGAACGCTTCAGCCATGGCGTTAGAGAAGTTACCTTCTTCCTGTTTGTTGTTAACAGAAGCGATGGCATCTTTCTCGTCAGCTTCATCCTTAGCACGGATGGACAGGCTAACAACGCGGTTTTTACGATCAACGCCAGTGTATTTGGCTTCGATCTCATCACCCACGTTCAGAACCAGGGTAGCGTCTTCGATACGGTCACGAGAGGCTTCAGAAGCACGCAGGTAACCTTCAACGCCGTCAGCTAATTCAACTGTAGCACCTTTGGCATCAACTGCAGTGACTTTACCTGTAACAATCGCACCTTTCTTGTTAACAGACAGGTAGTTGTTGAACGGGTCTTCAGCCAGTTGTTTCACGCCCAGGGAGATACGCTCACGCTCTGCATCAACCTGCAGAACAACAGCGGCGATTTCGTCACCTTTCTTGTATTCGCGAACGGCTTCTTCGCCAGCCACGTTCCAGGAAATGTCAGACAGGTGCACCAGACCATCGATGCCGCCATCCAGACCAATGAAGATACCGAAATCAGTGATGGACTTGATCTTGCCTTCTACACGGTCACCCTTGTTGTGGGTTTCAGCGAACTGCTGCCACGGGTTGGCTTTGCACTGTTTCAGGCCCAGAGAGATACGACGACGTTCTTCGTCGATATCCAGAACCATAACTTCCACCACGTCGCCCACGTTAACCACTTTGGACGGATGGATGTTCTTGTTGGTCCAATCCATTTCGGATACGTGTACCAGACCTTCAACGCCTTCTTCGATTTCTACGAAGCAGCCGTAATCAGTCAGGTTGGTTACACGACCGGTCAGCTTGGTGCCTTCCGGATAACGTTTAGCGATAGCGACCCACGGATCTTCGCCCAGCTGTTTCAGGCCCAGAGAAACACGGGTACGTTCGCGGTCGAACTTCAGCACTTTAACAGTGATTTCGTCGCCAACATTGACGATTTCGCTCGGGTGCTTAACGCGTTTCCACGCCATATCGGTGATGTGCAGCAGGCCGTCAACGCCGCCCAGGTCAACGAATGCGCCGTAGTCAGTGAGGTTCTTAACGATACCTTTGACTTCCATGCCTTCCTGCAGGTTTTCCAGCAGCTGATCACGCTCAGCACTGTTTTCGGATTCGATAACAGCACGACGGGAAACGACGACGTTATTGCGTTTCTGGTCCAGCTTGATCACTTTGAACTCAAGCTCTTTGCCTTCCAGATGCAGGGTGTCACGTACCGGACGAACATCAACCAGAGAACCTGGCAGGAACGCACGAATACCGTTCAGCTCGACGGTGAAACCACCTTTTACTTTACCGTTGATAACACCGGTAACAGTGGCAGATTCTTCGTAAGCTTTTTCCAGCATCAGCCATGCTTCGTGACGTTTAGCTTTTTCACGGGACAGCAGGGTTTCACCGAAGCCGTCTTCTACCGCATCCAGAGCTACGTCAACTTCATCACCAACCTGGATTTCAATTTCACCCTGGGCGTTTTTAAACTGTTCTACCGGAATGGCAGATTCAGATTTCAGGCCGGCATCAACCAGGACTACGTCCTTGTCAATAGCAACGACAACGCCACGAACAATGGAACCCGGGCGGGTTTCGATTTCTTTCAGGGATTCTTCAAAGAGTTGAGCAAAAGATTCAGTCATGTTGATAATCTTTGGGTTTTCAAATTTAACGTCCACCTGACATCCTGCCCGATGGGGTTGTTTCACATCCCCGAGGCATCCTTGCGGCGGGGTAAGAATATAATCAGGCCAATTGAGGCAATATCTGACGAACATACGTCAGAGCCTGCTTGACCACTTCGTCCAGCGTCATGTGCGTGGAATCGAGCACCAATGCATCCGGTGCTGGCACCAAGGGTGCAACCGAACGGTTACGATCGCGATCGTCACGCTCTTTAATCTCGGACAAAAGACGTTCAAAGTTAACATTAAAGCCTTTCGCCTGCAACTGGAGCATGCGACGTTTCGCGCGTTCCTCTGCACTGGCATCCAGAAATATCTTCACCGGCGCATCAGGAAAAACCACTGTTCCCATGTCGCGGCCATCGGCAATCAGCCCTGGCGCATCGCGAAACGCACGCTGGCGGCGCAATAACGCTTCACGTACCCGTGGGAACACCGCCGCCTGCGACGCAGTATTGCCAACCTCCTGAGTGCGAATCTCATTGCTGACATCTTCGCCTTCAAGAATCACTTTAAGTTGCCCCTCTTCCGGCACAAATTGCACATCCAGGTGCGATGCTATCGGCACTAACGCCTCTTCAGACGTGATATCGACCTGGTGGTGTAACGCCGCTAACGCCAGCACGCGATAAATCGCGCCGGAATCCAGCAGATTCCATTGCAGTGCATTAGCCAGCGCTTTACACAAGGTCCCCTTGCCAGCGCCACCGGGCCCGTCGACCGTAATTACCGGTGCAGTCACCGCCATTTCTCACTCCTTTAAAACTGGGAAATCGCCTGTCATTGCAGACAATATTCATGCAGATAATACATGTCGCCATTATACCTTGCTGTGGCAGCAAGCGTGAGATTAAAGGCTTATTACTGCAGAAAATCGGGCAAATATTGTGATACCCAGAGTATAACGCTAAATAATAACGCACAGAGTTCTATCGGCAGATCGGTCCAGCCACTCTGTGCGTCAATGCATTAGCCGTGTTGGCTCAAACGTTCCAGTTGCTGGAAATAATCCGGGAACGTTTTGGCAGTACATTTAGGGTCAAGGATAGTGACAGGCGTATCTGATAACGCCACCAGAGAGAAACACATAGCCATACGGTGGTCATTGTAGGTTCCGATTTCTGCGGCCTTTAGCTGCTTCGGCGGCGTAATACGAATGTAGTCATGCCCCTCTTCCACTTCGGCACCGACTTTACGCAATTCTGTCGCCATCGCCGCCAGACGATCGGTTTCTTTTACGCGCCAGTTGTAAATATTACGCAGCGTCGTTGTTCCCCCTTCAGCGAACAACGCAGCGGTAGCAATGGTCATCGCCGCATCCGGAATCTGGTTCATGTCCATATCAATCGCATGCAACTCACCACGCTGGCATTCAATATAATCATCACCCCAACGAACCTGCGCGCCCATTTTCTCCAGCACATCGGCAAAACGGATGTCCCCCTGCACGCTGTTGCGACCAACACCAGTCACACGCACCGTTCCGCCCCGAATAGCGGCAGCGGCCAGGAAATAGGAAGCCGACGAGGCATCGCCTTCCACCAGATAATGCCCTGGTGACTGATAATGCTGATTACCGGCAACCACAAACGTCTGGTAATTATTATTGGTAACCGCAATACCAAAGGTTTGCATCATATGCAGGGTAATGTCGATATAAGGCTTGGAAACCAGATCACCCTTGATAGTGATCTGCGTATCCTGTGCTGCCAGCGGTGCCGTCATCAGCAGAGCGGTCAGAAACTGGCTTGATACAGAGCCGTCTACGCTAATTTCGCCACCCTGAAAGCCCCCCTGCAAACGCAATGGCGGGTAGTTTTCCTGCTCCAGATAATCGATACGAGCGCCACCCTGACGTAACGCATCCACCAGATGGCCGATCGGCCGCTCTTTCATGCGCGGCTCACCAGTCAGTACGATATCGCCCTCTGTCAGGCATAGCGCTGCCGCCAGTGGACGCATCGCCGTTCCTGCATTTCCCAAAAACAACTCCAGTGGTGCAGACGCAGTGAACGCACCGCCCAGCCCCACAATGTCACACTCCGTGCGACTGGCAGACAAATGATATTCAACGCCCAGAGCACTCAGGGCGTTGAGCATATGGCGCACATCATCACTATCCAGCAGATTAGTCAGCCGCGTTGTCCCTTTCGCCAACGCCGCTAACAGCAAAGCGCGGTTAGACACACTTTTAGAACCCGGCAAATTAATGGTGCCGTCAATTAATGAGATCGGTTGTAGGGTCAGGGATTCCTGCATGTGAAACATGTTCTCCAAAAGTTTACATAAAAACCCCGGCCAGATAACCGGGGTTTTAAATAAAAAACAGCACGCTATCGCGCTCTATTTATTACGTTTTATCACGTTATCAGCCGTGACGGCGCTCGAAGTCTGCCATGAACTCAGTCAGTGCTTCTACACCACTCAGCGGCATAGCATTGTAGATAGATGCACGCATCCCGCCCACAACACGATGGCCTTTCAGCGCATGCAACCCGGCAGCCTGAGCTTCCTGCAGGAATACCGGATCCAACGCGGCATCGGCCAACTGGAATGGCACGTTCATACGCGAACGGCAGCCCGGGACAACATCATTACGATAAAAATCGCTGCCATCAATGGTGGAATACAGCAGATCGGCCTTGGCCTGATTGCGTTTCTCCATCTCCAACAGGCCACCCTGCTCTTTCAGCCACTTGAACACCATACCAGACAGATACCAGGCAAATGTCGGCGGCGTGTTAAACATGGAGTCGTTATCAGCCAGAATTTTGTAATCCAGAATCGACGGCAATTCACGGCGAGCCTTGCCGAGCAGGTCATCCCGCACAATCACCAGCGTCAGGCCAGCTGGCCCCACGTTTTTCTGTGCACCGGCATAAATGACGCCGTAACGACTCACATCCAGCGGACGCGACAAAATACTGGAAGAGTAGTCCGCCACCACAATTTTATCGCCGAAATCCGGCTCTTCTTCGATGGCCAGACCGTCGATAGTTTCATTCGGGCAGTAGTGCACGTAAGCAGCGTCATCCGACAGCGCCCATTCGCTCATCGGTTTAACACCGCGCAAACCATCAACGCGGGTTTTCACGTCAATAACGGTGGGTGAGATATATTTCTCAGCTTCTTTAACCGCGCTGTGCGCCCAGTACCCGCCATCAATATAATCCGCGTGGGTTTTCTCCCCCAACAGATTGAGCGGAACCGCCGCAAACTGGGCACGGGCACCACCATGACAGAACAATACCTTGTAATTCGAGGGGATTTTCAGCAAATCACGCAAATCCTGTTCAGATTCGCTGGCCACCTGCATGAATTCTTTGCTGCGGTGGCTGATCTCCATTACCGAGGTACCCAAACCGTGCCAGTTGCACAGTTCTTGTTCTGCTCGACGTAATACTTCTACCGGTAACATGGCCGGACCAGCACTAAAATTAAAAACCTGAGTCATTTCCCTTCACCACATATCAATAGCGACCTGTCTACGTCGCATCAGTTTACCTTGCTATCGGTTTTATCATTCGTCTTTCTTGCCTGCAACGCTTATTGCCCTGATGTCTGAAAACTTGCGTACTCCCCCGCCAGTTACGGTTTATGTTACGTCAACGTTGCATCGTCATCGGGAAGCGCCGCGCAATACACAACATGCGGGATAGAGTCAGTACACAAAACCACGTATGATGCAGCCTCCTCATCACATATTCAGGTTCGAACCATGACCCAAACGTTTATCCCAGGCAAAGACGCCGCCCTGGAAGATTCCATCGCCCGTTTTCAACAACAACTCCTCGACCTGGGGTTTAACATCGAAGAAGCCTCCTGGCTGAACCCGGTGCCCAACGTCTGGTCGGTACATATTCGCGACCGCGACTGCGCACTGTGTTTCACCAATGGCAAAGGCGCTACCCGAAAAGCGGCGCTGGCTTCCGCATTGGGTGAGTACTTCGAACGACTGTCCACCAACTACTTTTTTGCCGACTTCTATCTGGGAAAACACATCGCCGAAGGTGACTTCGTGCATTACCCTGACGAGAAGTGGTTCCCGCTTCCTGAAGATGAAAGCCTGCCGGAAGGCATTCTGGATGCTCGTCTGCATGCTTTCTACGACCCTGAGCAGCAACTGGTCGCCAGCGATCTTATCGATCTGCAATCTGGCAACCACGAGCGCGGCATCTGCGCCCTGCCGTTTACCCGCCAGTCGGACCAGCAGACGGTTTACATCCCGATGAACATCATCGGTAATTTGTACGTGTCGAACGGCATGTCGGCCGGTAATACCCGCAATGAAGCGCGTGTTCAGGGGCTGTCAGAAGTATTCGAACGTTATGTGAAAAACCGGATTATCGCCGAATCCATCAGCCTGCCGTCGATCCCGGCGGAGGTGTTATCACGTTATCCAGGCGTGGTGGAAGCCATTGCCACACTGGAGCAAGAAGGCTTTCCAATATTTGCCTATGATGCTTCGCTCGGTGGTCAGTACCCGGTTATCTGTGTCGTGCTGTTCAACCCGGCGAATGGCACCTGTTTTGCATCGTTCGGCGCGCATCCAGATTTTGGCGTAGCGCTTGAGAGAACGGTGACCGAATTGCTTCAGGGCCGTGGACTGAAAGATCTGGACGTGTTCACACCGCCGACATTCGATAATGAGGAAGTTGCCGAACACACCAATCTGGAAACCCATTTTATCGATTCCAGCGGTCTTATCTCCTGGGATTTGTTTAAAACCCAGTCAGATTATGACTTCGCCGATTGGAATTTCAGCGGTACTACCGAGCAAGAGTTCGCGACACTGATGGCCATCTTCAATAAGGAAGATAAAGAAGTTTACATCGCGGATTATGAGCATCTCTCAGTGTATGCCTGCCGTATTCTGGTGCCGGGCATGTCGGATATCTATCCGGCAGAAGACCTGCTGTTAGCAAACAACAGTATGGGAGCACATCTGCGCGAAACACTACTGTCCTTGCCGGATAGTCAGTGGGAAAAAGAAGACTATCTGGCATTACTGCAGCAGTTGGACGATGAAGGCCTGGATGATTTTACCCGTGTGCGCGAATTGTTGGGGATAGCAACCGGTAAAGATAACGGCTGGTTCACATTGCGTATTGGCGAGCTGAAATCCATGCTGGCACTGGCAGGCGGCGATCTGGAGCAAGCACTGAGCTGGGCCGAATGGTCACTGGATTTCAACCAGTCAGTCTTCTCTGCGGCGCGCGGTAATTATTACCGTTGCCTGCAAACACTGCTTCAACTGGCGCTGGAGCCTGAACGCGACCCTGCTCAGTACTACGATGCCTTTGTCCGTATGTACGGCCGGGATGCCGTCGATGCCGCCAGCGCAGCGATTGCCGGTGAGCAATGCTTCTATGGCTTATTCACCGTTGATGCCGATTTGAAAGCACTGCCCGCTCATCAGTCCCTACTGGCAGCCTATGAAAAATTGCAGCGCGCTAAGCGTGCACACTGGCAGGTGAAGTAAGCGTTATCTC from Dickeya zeae NCPPB 2538 encodes the following:
- the ycaO gene encoding 30S ribosomal protein S12 methylthiotransferase accessory factor YcaO, which produces MTQTFIPGKDAALEDSIARFQQQLLDLGFNIEEASWLNPVPNVWSVHIRDRDCALCFTNGKGATRKAALASALGEYFERLSTNYFFADFYLGKHIAEGDFVHYPDEKWFPLPEDESLPEGILDARLHAFYDPEQQLVASDLIDLQSGNHERGICALPFTRQSDQQTVYIPMNIIGNLYVSNGMSAGNTRNEARVQGLSEVFERYVKNRIIAESISLPSIPAEVLSRYPGVVEAIATLEQEGFPIFAYDASLGGQYPVICVVLFNPANGTCFASFGAHPDFGVALERTVTELLQGRGLKDLDVFTPPTFDNEEVAEHTNLETHFIDSSGLISWDLFKTQSDYDFADWNFSGTTEQEFATLMAIFNKEDKEVYIADYEHLSVYACRILVPGMSDIYPAEDLLLANNSMGAHLRETLLSLPDSQWEKEDYLALLQQLDDEGLDDFTRVRELLGIATGKDNGWFTLRIGELKSMLALAGGDLEQALSWAEWSLDFNQSVFSAARGNYYRCLQTLLQLALEPERDPAQYYDAFVRMYGRDAVDAASAAIAGEQCFYGLFTVDADLKALPAHQSLLAAYEKLQRAKRAHWQVK
- the serC gene encoding 3-phosphoserine/phosphohydroxythreonine transaminase, coding for MTQVFNFSAGPAMLPVEVLRRAEQELCNWHGLGTSVMEISHRSKEFMQVASESEQDLRDLLKIPSNYKVLFCHGGARAQFAAVPLNLLGEKTHADYIDGGYWAHSAVKEAEKYISPTVIDVKTRVDGLRGVKPMSEWALSDDAAYVHYCPNETIDGLAIEEEPDFGDKIVVADYSSSILSRPLDVSRYGVIYAGAQKNVGPAGLTLVIVRDDLLGKARRELPSILDYKILADNDSMFNTPPTFAWYLSGMVFKWLKEQGGLLEMEKRNQAKADLLYSTIDGSDFYRNDVVPGCRSRMNVPFQLADAALDPVFLQEAQAAGLHALKGHRVVGGMRASIYNAMPLSGVEALTEFMADFERRHG